A region of Rhodamnia argentea isolate NSW1041297 chromosome 9, ASM2092103v1, whole genome shotgun sequence DNA encodes the following proteins:
- the LOC115756031 gene encoding coatomer subunit epsilon-1 — translation MASAVAATTPDHLFNMRNNFYLGAYQAAINCSDSLPPLSPDESLERDGLVFRSYVALGSYQLVINEIDASAATPLQAVKLLALYLSSPDNKESVISSLKDWLADPAIGNNPTLRLIAGTIFLHEQDYNEALKHTNAGGTMDLHALNVQIFLKMYRSDYAEKQLRIMQQIDEDHSLTQLANAWLDMAVGGAKIQEAYLIFQDFSEKYQMTGLILNGKAVCCMHMGNFDEAETLLLEALNKDAKDPETLANLVVCSLHLGKPASRYLSQLKLSHPDHMLVKRVSAAEESFDRAVQSVA, via the exons ATGGCGTCGGCAGTAGCAGCGACGACCCCAGATCACCTGTTCAACATGAGGAACAACTTCTACCTGGGAGCCTACCAGGCTGCCATCAACTGCAGCGACTCGCTCCCGCCTCTCTCCCCCGACGAGTCCCTCGAGCGGGACGGCCTCGTCTTCCGATCCTACGTCGCCCTCGGCAGCTACCAG CTTGTGATCAATGAGATCGATGCATCGGCTGCCACGCCTCTTCAGGCCGTGAAGTTGCTCGCTCTCTATCTCTCGTCTCCCGATAACAAG GAGTCAGTGATCTCAAGTTTAAAAGATTGGCTGGCAGATCCTGCTATCGGAAACAATCCCACTTTGCGATTGATTGCTGGGACAATATTCTTGCATGAACAAGACTATAATGAAGCCCTTAAGCACACAAATGCTGGGGGAACCATGGATTT GCATGCGTTGAATGTCCAAATATTTCTTAAGATGTACAGGTCTGATTATGCTGAGAAACAGCTAAGGATCATGCAACAGATCGATGAGGATCACTCACTAACTCAACTTGCAAATGCATGGCTAGACATGGCTGTG GGTGGTGCCAAGATACAGGAAGCATATCTCATTTTCCAAGATTTCTCTGAGAAGTATCAGATGACAGGGTTGATATTGAATGGGAAGGCTGTTTGCTGCATGCACATGGGAAATTTTGATGAAGCCGAAACCTTGTTgcttgaagctttgaataaG GATGCAAAGGACCCAGAGACTTTGGCGAATCTGGTTGTCTGCAGTCTTCACCTTGGTAAACCGGCTTCCCGCTATCTCAG CCAGTTGAAACTCTCCCATCCAGACCATATGCTTGTTAAACGGGTATCGGCTGCAGAAGAGAGTTTTGATAGAGCAGTACAGTCGGTTGCTTGA
- the LOC115756033 gene encoding beta-amyrin 28-monooxygenase-like → MEAFFIVLALVAITLTLALVVFASGRGKRSDGNLPPGSFGWPIMGETVEFLFGKPDKFVFDRMAKYSPDIFKTRILGEDTAVICGPSGHKFLFTNEHRYFTAFRPHSMQMIFRSYKEGAPPPAPAAQDEEAKVLRSPGFLKPEALVRYLGKMDSITQQQMQSEWEGKREVRVYPLAKSLTLTLACQFFVGTDEPERIARLVAYFDDITLGLHSITFNFPGTIFYRANKAAVAIRKELRAVIKDKKVAISSGTPMRDILSHMIMASDPSGKHMPEAEIADKIMGFLTAGYSTVATAMTFFMKYVGERPDIYKKVLDEQMEVAASKKPGELLQWDDMNKMKYSWNVLNEVMRLTPPLQGTFREALTDFTYAGYTVPKGWKVYWTVSTTNKNPEYFPEPEKFDPSRHEDGNTFPPFTFVPFGGGPRLCPGKEYARLAILAFVHNVVKRFKWELVDPKEKIVGDMMPAPQKGLPVRLTRR, encoded by the exons ATGGAAGCCTTCTTCATCGTCCTTGCTTTGGTAGCCATAACTCTCACACTTGCGTTGGTCGTCTTCGCATCGGGACGCGGCAAACGCAGCGACGGGAACCTCCCGCCGGGTAGCTTCGGATGGCCGATCATGGGCGAGACCGTCGAGTTCCTGTTCGGCAAGCCGGACAAGTTCGTCTTCGACAGGATGGCGAAGTACTCTCCAGACATCTTCAAGACCCGAATCCTTGGAGAAGACACCGCGGTCATCTGCGGTCCGAGCGGGCACAAGTTCCTCTTCACCAATGAGCATAGGTACTTCACTGCCTTCCGGCCCCACTCAATGCAAATGATCTTCCGGTCCTACAAGGAGGGGGCCCCGCCCCCGGCCCCCGCCGCCCAAGACGAGGAGGCGAAAGTCCTCCGCTCGCCTGGGTTTCTCAAGCCCGAAGCTCTGGTGAGGTACTTGGGGAAGATGGACTCCATCACACAACAACAAATGCAAAGCGAGTGGGAAGGCAAAAGGGAAGTTAGGGTTTACCCTTTAGCCAAGTCATTGACGCTCACCCTAGCATGCCAGTTTTTCGTCGGCACCGACGAGCCGGAGCGGATTGCGCGGCTCGTGGCCTATTTCGACGACATAACGCTCGGCTTGCACTCGATCACCTTCAATTTCCCGGGTACCATCTTCTACAGGGCCAACAAGGCCGCCGTGGCGATCAGGAAGGAGCTGAGGGCGGTGATCAAAGACAAGAAGGTCGCCATCTCGAGCGGCACGCCGATGCGAGACATATTGTCGCACATGATCATGGCCAGTGATCCCTCCGGAAAACACATGCCGGAGGCCGAGATTGCCGACAAGATCATGGGGTTTTTGACCGCCGGGTATAGCACCGTAGCCACTGCCATGACCTTCTTCATGAAGTATGTTGGAGAGAGGCCAGACATTTACAAGAAGGTGCTGGATG AGCAAATGGAGGTTGCAGCATCAAAGAAACCCGGGGAGTTGCTGCAGTGGGATGACATGAACAAGATGAAGTACTCATGGAATGTGCTCAATGAAGTCATGAGACTCACCCCACCTCTCCAAGGAACCTTCAGAGAGGCCCTTACCGACTTCACTTATGCTGGTTACACCGTCCCGAAGGGATGGAAG GTCTACTGGACCGTTAGCACGACAAACAAGAACCCAGAGTACTTTCCAGAGCCGGAGAAGTTCGACCCGTCAAGACACGAGGACGGCAACACTTTCCCTCCGTTCACATTCGTTCCCTTTGGAGGTGGTCCTAGATTGTGTCCAG GCAAAGAGTACGCGCGCTTGGCGATCCTCGCGTTCGTTCACAACGTGGTCAAGAGGTTCAAATGGGAGCTGGTGGATCCGAAGGAGAAGATCGTTGGGGACATGATGCCTGCCCCACAGAAGGGCCTCCCAGTCCGCCTCACACGCCGGTGA